A DNA window from Halichondria panicea chromosome 16, odHalPani1.1, whole genome shotgun sequence contains the following coding sequences:
- the LOC135350534 gene encoding zinc finger protein 773-like codes for MSEVAPATLESEIAVGEILTTLATDVVETIAVTEPATTVAVEEIVIPMPGGDSSANHTAAVMQSIIEALTSAATETAGLATNTDDENNSRDSADESANSEDNIEAATIEGDNSGSIAAAAAALQVLANKASSLAPGESLTQLQQVLQQSLTELPGSVASLVNEVAQEVVVMAKAAQHATMAAESMIEIEPEKVKRTKRGKLKIHKCSECGKGFTLKVTLMRHLDLHTKEKNCEHCDKVFFSPVKLAAHIKHHHIPWCEKERSSVCPVCSKGFYNNSKLKVHMRVHTGERPYACSFCEKSFQCSSHCKRHERLHTGEHPYVCETCGKGFGSPSNLKDHLYTHTKETPYKCDRCGRGFAQWGALQRHISAIHDKKKECTCHECGKSFARKDYLRFHIQKCHWHKCGLCKNAFEHESDFQEHMKCCDFVPEVKTPSSKKRRLSPQSLPTKRSPSKSPRKRPATEPRKRPMSAITTPRKRRQILDPSTDLLSVYDQFDDDPLADPDYDGFEDAELEGEEILEEDGVHIDSEEILEQEEISQLEDIATGEIKILTQSVVEDETITATTAGVTDKEPIQEEVDQSDDGTAEDDVEATNNKTEDAMEEGNNEEKTEPVAEAALDSLVNALMSAAELQTPAAQPNKEE; via the exons ATGTCAGAGGTTGCTCCAGCCACCCTGGAAAGCGAGATTGCCGTCGGCGAGATTCTGACAACCCTAGCAACTGATGTCGTGGAAACGATTGCCGTTACTGAACCAGCAACAACTGTAGCAGTCGAGGAAATTGTCATTCCTATGCCTGGTGGAGACTCATCGGCCAATCACACTGCTGCCGTCATGCAATCTATCATCGAGGCTCTGACAAGTGCTGCCACAGAAACGGCCGGTCTAGCTACCAATACTGACGACGAAAACAACAGCAGAGATTCGGCCGATGAAAGTGCGAATTCAGAGGATAATATCGAAGCTGCTACAATTGAAGGGGATAACTCTGGCAGTATTGCCGCTGCTGCCGCCGCTCTACAAGTACTGGCCAACAAAGCTAGCAGCCTAGCTCCGGGTGAAAGCTTGACTCAACTACAGCAAGTATTGCAGCAATCACTCACTGAACTTCCTGGCTCTGTGGCGTCTCTCGTTAATGAAGTTGCTCAAGAGGTTGTTGTCATGGCGAAAGCCGCTCAACACGCTACTATGGCTGCCGAATCAATGATTGAAATCGAACCAGAAAAGGTCAAGAGGACAAAACGTGGAAAACTTAAAATTCACAAGTGCTCTGAATGCGGGAAAGGATTCACGCTCAAAGTGACCCTAATGCGACATCTTGATCTCCACACTAAAGAGAAGAATTGCGAGCATTGCGACAAAGTGTTTTTCTCACCTGTGAAGCTAGCTGCCCACATCAAGCATCACCACATACCGTGGTGTGAGAAGGAGAGGAGCTCTGTGTGCCCCGTGTGTAGCAAGGGCTTCTATAACAACTCAAAGCTCAAGGTTCATATGAGAGTCCACACTGGAGAGAGGCCATACGCGTGCTCCTTCTGTGAGAAGTCCTTCCAATGCAGCTCACACTGTAAACGCCACGAGCGTCTGCACACAG GTGAGCACCCCTATGTGTGTGAGACATGTGGGAAAGGGTTTGGCTCTCCCTCCAATCTCAAGGACCATCTCTACACTCACACCAAGGAGACGCCCTACAAGTGTGATCGCTGTGGTCGAGGGTTTGCTCAATGGGGGGCGCTGCAACGCCACATCTCTGCCATCCACGACAAGAAGAAAGAATGCACATGTCACGAATGTGGGAAATCATTTGCTCGAAAGGACTACCTCCGTTTTCACATTCAGAAGTGTCACTGGCACAAGTGTGGATTGTGCAAAAATGCGTTCGAACACGAATCTGATTTTCAAGAACATATGAAGTGTTGTGATTTCGTACCTGAAGTTAAAACTCCTTCTTCCAAGAAACGCCGCCTTTCTCCACAAAGTCTACCTACCAAACGAAGCCCGAGCAAATCACCACGGAAACGACCTGCCACTGAACCCCGAAAGAGACCAATGTCTGCTATCACTACTCCACGAAAAAGAAGACAAATTCTTGACCCAAGTACAGACTTGCTATCTGTCTATGATCAGTTTGACGATGACCCTCTGGCTGACCCAGATTATGATGGCTTTGAAGATGCTGAACTAGAAGGTGAAGAGATTTTGGAAGAAGACGGTGTTCATATCGATTCTGAGGAGATTCTTGAACAAGAAGAAATATCGCAGCTTGAAGATATCGCTACTGGAGAGATCAAGATATTAACACAATCGGTGGTGGAGGATGAAACTATTACTGCCACTACTGCTGGTGTGACTGACAAGGAGCCGATACAAGAAGAAGTCGACCAATCAGATGACGGCACTGCCGAAGATGATGTGGAGGCTACAAATAACAAGACAGAGGATGCCATGGAGGAAGGCAACAACGAAGAGAAGACAGAGCCGGTAGCTGAGGCAGCACTGGACTCACTGGTGAACGCTCTCATGTCAGCTGCTGAATTGCAAACACCAGCAGCACAGCCAAACAAAGAAGAGTGA